A section of the Saccharopolyspora gregorii genome encodes:
- a CDS encoding SAM-dependent methyltransferase encodes MTGTPEPLTGVGSTAVGVALIRARETDREDRLIADPYARASAAAAETAFRSAPDGARTWERLQGLVESFHDGRVVATRHFDEQLSAAVGAGCTQVVDVGAGLSTRALRLPLPAHVACFELDSPAMFAFKEPVLRDHPARPRSAAQRTTVPTDLRGNWAADLTAAGFDPARRTAWLEEGVLAYLPPADATAVLDTITELSAPGSRLVKTAIAAPDDETYRRMREFVGRGAAPSAGESGVDQDNAHRLGDRGWRVEFHRHHDLARRWGRAAPEADSGGYASGVRLPG; translated from the coding sequence ATGACCGGCACACCGGAACCGCTCACCGGGGTGGGCAGCACCGCCGTGGGCGTCGCGCTCATCCGCGCACGCGAGACCGACCGAGAAGATCGCCTGATCGCGGACCCCTACGCGCGCGCGTCCGCCGCCGCCGCCGAAACCGCATTCCGCAGCGCACCCGACGGCGCGCGGACCTGGGAACGGCTGCAAGGCCTGGTCGAGAGCTTCCACGACGGCCGCGTCGTCGCCACCCGCCACTTCGACGAGCAGCTGTCGGCCGCCGTCGGAGCGGGCTGTACCCAGGTCGTCGACGTCGGAGCCGGGCTGAGCACGCGGGCGCTGCGGCTCCCGCTGCCCGCGCACGTGGCGTGCTTCGAACTGGACTCGCCCGCGATGTTCGCGTTCAAGGAACCGGTGCTGCGCGACCACCCCGCGCGCCCGAGGTCCGCCGCGCAGCGCACCACCGTGCCCACCGACCTGCGCGGGAACTGGGCGGCCGACCTCACCGCAGCCGGCTTCGACCCCGCCCGCCGCACCGCGTGGCTGGAGGAGGGCGTGCTCGCCTACCTCCCGCCCGCCGACGCCACCGCGGTGCTGGACACCATCACCGAGCTCAGCGCACCCGGCAGCAGGCTCGTGAAGACCGCGATCGCCGCACCGGACGACGAGACCTACCGGCGGATGCGCGAGTTCGTCGGCCGCGGCGCGGCGCCCAGCGCCGGCGAATCCGGCGTCGACCAGGACAACGCCCACCGGCTCGGCGACCGCGGCTGGCGAGTGGAATTCCACCGGCACCACGACCTCGCGCGGCGGTGGGGTCGCGCCGCACCCGAGGCGGACTCCGGTGGCTACGCGAGCGGGGTCCGCCTGCCCGGGTGA